In Vigna angularis cultivar LongXiaoDou No.4 chromosome 8, ASM1680809v1, whole genome shotgun sequence, one DNA window encodes the following:
- the LOC108344624 gene encoding TMV resistance protein N isoform X1, with the protein MSASFSYDVFLSFRGSDTRYGFTGNLYKALCDKGIHAFIDDEELQRGDEIGEALIEAIKQSRMAIVVFSKNYASSSFCLDELVKIIDCVKEKGRLILPIFYDVCPSHVRGQSGSYAEALAMHQERFKSSNQSLIDNMGRLQKWKMALNQAANVSGKHYKLGNEYEHEFIGKIVKEVCNKINRRPLHVADYPVGMECRVQKVKSLLQFGSDTGVHIVGIHGIGGMGKTTLARAVYNSIADQFEGLCFLDGVRENAVKQGLVHLQEMLLSEIVGEKDIRIGSVSKGISIIKHRLHRKKVLLILDDVDKLEQVRATAGERNWFGSGSRVIITTRDKHLLQGVDGKYEVEDLNEEEALELLSWNAFKDHRVDPCYKDISNQAVAYASGLPLALEVIGSLLFGKGTREWESALDQFKKIPNRRIQEILKVSYNALEENQQRIFLDIACCLKGYELEEVEDILGVHYGVCMKYDIGVLVDKSLIKIKNGCVTLHELIEVMGKEIDRQESPKELGKHRRLWFHKDIIQVLAENTGTSEIEIICLDFPLYEEDEEVFVEWDGEAFKKMENLKTLIIRNSHFSKGPAYLPNSLRVLEWWTYPLQDLPTDFHPSKLAICKLPRSCFTSLELATISKACVMGSFPRSFEDYSVGSYLFSLFLLQKFMNLTVLNFDGTECLTKIPDISSLQNLEKLTFECCENLVAIHGSVGFLDKLKILSAFGCSKLTSFPPIKLISLERLDISSCSSLESFPEILGKMENITQLELKYTPLKEFPFSFRNLARLQDLVLVDCGNVQLPSSIVMLPELAEIFALGCKGWLLPKQDENDEEKLSSVSSNVKCLCLSGCNLSDEYFPMVLAWFGNVKELELSSNSFTFLPECIKQCRSLKLLNLDNCEHLREIRGTPPNLEYFSAGNCKSMSFCCSAMLLDQELHVAGNTMFCLPGSRIPEWLEQQSIGPSLSFWFREKFPVMDLCFVIGPMGKDSILFRPIMTINGNTMEIQSLTDKRFCFDFPALDYHILIIGTKYMKFGDNLDKPLSKNEWNHVVVSIALDFEPTPKEIIVKQTALHVIKPESSMDDIQFTDPCKQPSFKEKQRLVDTVDCHRQFMQHQTTLVSLEPHVRQGRNSLSLIPPQECKNNLNWDSFSTGTSSIASVQEYEIASKKLRLDMGILQFVQQRKRLAILGLLQQRRMASLDLLQRRGRELLSLLCSPSLELMVSWQRRCITTFQGLQEQHLPSTIKQNFEGCNGINEAKVNEVIRCNNNYGNDNERNPLVEQLLLRKEDDIHSKRYQHVWKMASDPMELEYLVHIQKINLSQR; encoded by the exons atgtCAGCATCCTTCAGCTACGATGTGTTCCTCAGCTTCAGAGGTTCTGATACTCGCTACGGTTTCACTGGAAATCTCTACAAAGCTCTTTGTGACAAGGGAATCCATGCCTTCATCGATGATGAAGAGCTTCAAAGAGGGGATGAAATCGGAGAAGCACTTATCGAGGCCATTAAACAGTCTAGGATGGCCATAGTTGTGTTCTCCAAGAACTATGCATCTTCTTCCTTTTGCTTAGATGAACTTGTCAAGATCATTGATTGTGTTAAGGAAAAGGGTCGTCTGATTTTGCCCATTTTCTACGACGTCTGCCCTTCTCATGTTCGAGGCCAGTCTGGGAGTTATGCAGAAGCTTTGGCCATGCACCAGGAAAGGTTCAAAAGCAGCAATCAAAGCCTCATTGATAACATGGGCAGGTTGCAGAAATGGAAGATGGCTCTTAACCAAGCAGCTAATGTGTCCGGAAAGCATTACAAACTTGG AAATGAAtatgaacatgagtttatagGGAAGATAGTTAAAGAGGTCTGCAACAAGATAAACCGCAGACCTTTGCATGTTGCAGATTACCCCGTTGGGATGGAGTGTCGAGTGCAAAAAGTGAAGTCACTTCTTCAATTTGGATCTGATACTGGAGTCCACATTGTAGGGATTCATGGAATAGGCGGAATGGGGAAGACAACACTAGCTCGAGCAGTTTACAATTCCATTGCAGACCAATTTGAAGGTTTATGTTTTCTTGATGGTGTGAGAGAAAACGCTGTTAAACAAGGGTTAGTACATCTCCAAGAGATGCTTCTTTCTGAAATAGTTGGAGAGAAGGATATTAGGATAGGAAGTGTAAGCAAAGGAATTTCAATAATAAAGCATAGGCTCCACCGAAAGAAGGTTCTTTTGATTCTTGACGATGTTGACAAACTAGAACAAGTGCGAGCAACGGCTGGAGAGCGTAATTGGTTTGGTTCTGGCAGCAGAGTCATCATAACAACTAGGGACAAACATTTGCTTCAGGGAGTTGATGGAAAATATGAGGTAGAGGACTTAAATGAGGAAGAAGCACTTGAATTGCTTAGTTGGAATGCTTTTAAAGATCACAGAGTTGATCCATGTTACAAGGACATTTCAAACCAAGCAGTGGCTTATGCTTCTGGCCTTCCACTAGCTTTGGAAGTAATAGGTTCCTTGTTGTTTGGAAAAGGTACAAGAGAATGGGAATCTGCATTAGACCAGTTCAAAAAAATCCCTAACAGAAGGATCCAAGAAATACTTAAGGTGAGCTATAATGCTTTAGAGGAAAATCAACAGAGAATTTTTCTTGACATTGCTTGCTGCTTGAAAGGATATGAATTGGAAGAGGTTGAAGACATACTTGGTGTTCATTATGGTGTTTGCATGAAATATGACATAGGAGTGTTGGTGGATAAATCTCTCATAAAAATTAAGAATGGCTGTGTGACACTTCATGAATTGATAGAAGTTATGGGTAAGGAAATCGATCGCCAAGAATCACCCAAAGAGCTTGGGAAACACAGGAGGTTATGGTTCCATAAAGATATAATTCAAGTTTTAGCAGAAAATACA GGGACTAGTGAGATTGAAATAATCTGTTTGGATTTCCCCTTatatgaagaagatgaagaagtattTGTAGAATGGGATGGAGAGGCCTTCAAGAAGATGGAAAACCTCAAAACACTAATTATTAGAAACTCTCATTTTTCAAAAGGTCCAGCATATCTTCCAAATAGTTTAAGAGTATTAGAATGGTGGACATATCCATTACAGGATTTACCAACTGATTTTCATCCGAGCAAACTTGCCATATGCAAATTACCCAGAAGTTGCTTTACATCACTTGAGTTAGCTACCATATCAAAGGCATGTGTAATGGGTTCATTTCCACGATCATTCGAAGATTATTCTGTTGGTTCTtatttgttttccctttttcttttgcaGAAGTTCATGAATCTGACAGTTCTGAATTTTGATGGGACTGAATGTTTGACAAAAATACCTGACATATCGAGCCTccaaaatttagaaaaactgACATTTGAGTGTTGTGAGAATTTAGTTGCAATTCATGGTTCTGTGGGTTTTCTTGATAAACTTAAAATCTTGAGTGCTTTTGGCTGCAGCAAGCTTACGAGTTTTCCACCCATCAAGTTGATCTCTCTTGAACGACTAGATatttcatcttgttcaagtcttGAGAGTTTTCCAGAAATATTAGGAAAGATGGAAAATATAACGCAGCTAGAGTTGAAGTACACTCCCTTAAAAGAATTCCCATTTTCATTTAGAAATCTTGCTCGACTTCAAGATTTGGTGCTGGTTGACTGCGGAAATGTTCAGTTGCCGAGTAGCATTGTCATGTTGCCAGAACTGGCTGAGATTTTCGCCCTGGGGTGTAAAGGCTGGCTATTGCCAAAACAAGATGAGAATGATGAAGAAAAATTGAGCTCAGTGTCTTCAAATGTAAAATGTCTTTGTCTCTCAGGCTGCAATCTATCAGATGAATACTTTCCCATGGTTTTAGCATGGTTTGGTAATGTGAAAGAGTTAGAACTATCAAGCAATAGCTTCACATTTCTTCCAGAATGCATCAAACAATGTCGTTCTTTAAAATTACTTAACTTGGATAACTGTGAGCATCTTCGAGAAATTAGAGGGACTCCACCAAATTTAGAATATTTCTCTGCTGGAAATTGCAAATCCATGAGTTTCTGTTGTTCAGCCATGCTATTGGACCAG GAACTGCATGTGGCTGGAAACACTATGTTTTGTTTGCCAGGATCTAGAATACCAGAATGGCTAGAGCAACAAAGTATAGGTCCATCACTATCTTTCTGGTTTCGTGAGAAGTTCCCTGTCATGGATTTGTGTTTTGTTATTGGGCCAATGGGTAAGGACTCTATTTTGTTTAGACCAATCATGACCATCAATGGCAACACAATGGAGATACAGTCCTTAACTGATAAGAGGTTTTGTTTCGATTTCCCTGCATTGGATTATCATATACTCATCATTGGTACAAAGTACATGAAGTTTGGAGATAATCTGGATAAACCACTCTCAAAAAATGAATGGAATCATGTGGTGGTTTCCATTGCTCTTGATTTTGAACCAACCCCTAAAGAGATTATTGTCAAGCAAACTGCACTCCATGTAATCAAACCAGAAAGTAGCATGGATGATATCCAATTCACTGATCCTTGTAAGCAACCATCCTTCAAAGAGAAGCAAAGATTGGTTGACACTGTTGATTGTCACAGACAATTTATGCAGCACCAAACCACTTTGGTTTCATTGGAACCACATGTGAGACAAGGCAGAAATTCACTTTCATTGATTCCACCTCAAGAATGCAAAAATAATCTGAACTGGGATTCATTTTCAACTGGAACAAGTAGCATTGCCAGTGTCCAGG AATATGAAATTGCATCAAAGAAGTTACGTTTGGACATGGGAATTTTGCAATTTGTGCAGCAGCGGAAAAGATTGGCTATTTTGGGTTTACTGCAACAACGACGCATGGCTTCATTGGATTTACTGCAACGAAGGGGCAGAGAATTGCTTTCATTGCTTTGTTCTCCATCATTGGAGTTGATGGTCTCATGGCAGAGGAGATGCATCACAACTTTCCAAG GTTTGCAGGAGCAACATTTACCTTCGACCATCAAACAAAACTTTGAAGGCTGTAATGGCATCAATGAAGCCAAAGTGAATGAAGTGATAAGATGCAACAACAATTATGGAAATGACAATGAAAGAAACCCATTAGTGGAACAGCTTCTACTGAGAAAG GAGGATGATATTCACAGCAAGAGATACCAACATGTCTGGAAAATGGCTTCGGATCCAATGGAATTAGAATATCTTGTACATATTCAGAAGATCAATCTGTCTCAAAGATAA
- the LOC108344624 gene encoding TMV resistance protein N isoform X5, with amino-acid sequence MCPESITNLDYPVGMECRVQKVKSLLQFGSDTGVHIVGIHGIGGMGKTTLARAVYNSIADQFEGLCFLDGVRENAVKQGLVHLQEMLLSEIVGEKDIRIGSVSKGISIIKHRLHRKKVLLILDDVDKLEQVRATAGERNWFGSGSRVIITTRDKHLLQGVDGKYEVEDLNEEEALELLSWNAFKDHRVDPCYKDISNQAVAYASGLPLALEVIGSLLFGKGTREWESALDQFKKIPNRRIQEILKVSYNALEENQQRIFLDIACCLKGYELEEVEDILGVHYGVCMKYDIGVLVDKSLIKIKNGCVTLHELIEVMGKEIDRQESPKELGKHRRLWFHKDIIQVLAENTGTSEIEIICLDFPLYEEDEEVFVEWDGEAFKKMENLKTLIIRNSHFSKGPAYLPNSLRVLEWWTYPLQDLPTDFHPSKLAICKLPRSCFTSLELATISKACVMGSFPRSFEDYSVGSYLFSLFLLQKFMNLTVLNFDGTECLTKIPDISSLQNLEKLTFECCENLVAIHGSVGFLDKLKILSAFGCSKLTSFPPIKLISLERLDISSCSSLESFPEILGKMENITQLELKYTPLKEFPFSFRNLARLQDLVLVDCGNVQLPSSIVMLPELAEIFALGCKGWLLPKQDENDEEKLSSVSSNVKCLCLSGCNLSDEYFPMVLAWFGNVKELELSSNSFTFLPECIKQCRSLKLLNLDNCEHLREIRGTPPNLEYFSAGNCKSMSFCCSAMLLDQELHVAGNTMFCLPGSRIPEWLEQQSIGPSLSFWFREKFPVMDLCFVIGPMGKDSILFRPIMTINGNTMEIQSLTDKRFCFDFPALDYHILIIGTKYMKFGDNLDKPLSKNEWNHVVVSIALDFEPTPKEIIVKQTALHVIKPESSMDDIQFTDPCKQPSFKEKQRLVDTVDCHRQFMQHQTTLVSLEPHVRQGRNSLSLIPPQECKNNLNWDSFSTGTSSIASVQEYEIASKKLRLDMGILQFVQQRKRLAILGLLQQRRMASLDLLQRRGRELLSLLCSPSLELMVSWQRRCITTFQGLQEQHLPSTIKQNFEGCNGINEAKVNEVIRCNNNYGNDNERNPLVEQLLLRKEDDIHSKRYQHVWKMASDPMELEYLVHIQKINLSQR; translated from the exons ATGTGTCCGGAAAGCATTACAAACTTGG ATTACCCCGTTGGGATGGAGTGTCGAGTGCAAAAAGTGAAGTCACTTCTTCAATTTGGATCTGATACTGGAGTCCACATTGTAGGGATTCATGGAATAGGCGGAATGGGGAAGACAACACTAGCTCGAGCAGTTTACAATTCCATTGCAGACCAATTTGAAGGTTTATGTTTTCTTGATGGTGTGAGAGAAAACGCTGTTAAACAAGGGTTAGTACATCTCCAAGAGATGCTTCTTTCTGAAATAGTTGGAGAGAAGGATATTAGGATAGGAAGTGTAAGCAAAGGAATTTCAATAATAAAGCATAGGCTCCACCGAAAGAAGGTTCTTTTGATTCTTGACGATGTTGACAAACTAGAACAAGTGCGAGCAACGGCTGGAGAGCGTAATTGGTTTGGTTCTGGCAGCAGAGTCATCATAACAACTAGGGACAAACATTTGCTTCAGGGAGTTGATGGAAAATATGAGGTAGAGGACTTAAATGAGGAAGAAGCACTTGAATTGCTTAGTTGGAATGCTTTTAAAGATCACAGAGTTGATCCATGTTACAAGGACATTTCAAACCAAGCAGTGGCTTATGCTTCTGGCCTTCCACTAGCTTTGGAAGTAATAGGTTCCTTGTTGTTTGGAAAAGGTACAAGAGAATGGGAATCTGCATTAGACCAGTTCAAAAAAATCCCTAACAGAAGGATCCAAGAAATACTTAAGGTGAGCTATAATGCTTTAGAGGAAAATCAACAGAGAATTTTTCTTGACATTGCTTGCTGCTTGAAAGGATATGAATTGGAAGAGGTTGAAGACATACTTGGTGTTCATTATGGTGTTTGCATGAAATATGACATAGGAGTGTTGGTGGATAAATCTCTCATAAAAATTAAGAATGGCTGTGTGACACTTCATGAATTGATAGAAGTTATGGGTAAGGAAATCGATCGCCAAGAATCACCCAAAGAGCTTGGGAAACACAGGAGGTTATGGTTCCATAAAGATATAATTCAAGTTTTAGCAGAAAATACA GGGACTAGTGAGATTGAAATAATCTGTTTGGATTTCCCCTTatatgaagaagatgaagaagtattTGTAGAATGGGATGGAGAGGCCTTCAAGAAGATGGAAAACCTCAAAACACTAATTATTAGAAACTCTCATTTTTCAAAAGGTCCAGCATATCTTCCAAATAGTTTAAGAGTATTAGAATGGTGGACATATCCATTACAGGATTTACCAACTGATTTTCATCCGAGCAAACTTGCCATATGCAAATTACCCAGAAGTTGCTTTACATCACTTGAGTTAGCTACCATATCAAAGGCATGTGTAATGGGTTCATTTCCACGATCATTCGAAGATTATTCTGTTGGTTCTtatttgttttccctttttcttttgcaGAAGTTCATGAATCTGACAGTTCTGAATTTTGATGGGACTGAATGTTTGACAAAAATACCTGACATATCGAGCCTccaaaatttagaaaaactgACATTTGAGTGTTGTGAGAATTTAGTTGCAATTCATGGTTCTGTGGGTTTTCTTGATAAACTTAAAATCTTGAGTGCTTTTGGCTGCAGCAAGCTTACGAGTTTTCCACCCATCAAGTTGATCTCTCTTGAACGACTAGATatttcatcttgttcaagtcttGAGAGTTTTCCAGAAATATTAGGAAAGATGGAAAATATAACGCAGCTAGAGTTGAAGTACACTCCCTTAAAAGAATTCCCATTTTCATTTAGAAATCTTGCTCGACTTCAAGATTTGGTGCTGGTTGACTGCGGAAATGTTCAGTTGCCGAGTAGCATTGTCATGTTGCCAGAACTGGCTGAGATTTTCGCCCTGGGGTGTAAAGGCTGGCTATTGCCAAAACAAGATGAGAATGATGAAGAAAAATTGAGCTCAGTGTCTTCAAATGTAAAATGTCTTTGTCTCTCAGGCTGCAATCTATCAGATGAATACTTTCCCATGGTTTTAGCATGGTTTGGTAATGTGAAAGAGTTAGAACTATCAAGCAATAGCTTCACATTTCTTCCAGAATGCATCAAACAATGTCGTTCTTTAAAATTACTTAACTTGGATAACTGTGAGCATCTTCGAGAAATTAGAGGGACTCCACCAAATTTAGAATATTTCTCTGCTGGAAATTGCAAATCCATGAGTTTCTGTTGTTCAGCCATGCTATTGGACCAG GAACTGCATGTGGCTGGAAACACTATGTTTTGTTTGCCAGGATCTAGAATACCAGAATGGCTAGAGCAACAAAGTATAGGTCCATCACTATCTTTCTGGTTTCGTGAGAAGTTCCCTGTCATGGATTTGTGTTTTGTTATTGGGCCAATGGGTAAGGACTCTATTTTGTTTAGACCAATCATGACCATCAATGGCAACACAATGGAGATACAGTCCTTAACTGATAAGAGGTTTTGTTTCGATTTCCCTGCATTGGATTATCATATACTCATCATTGGTACAAAGTACATGAAGTTTGGAGATAATCTGGATAAACCACTCTCAAAAAATGAATGGAATCATGTGGTGGTTTCCATTGCTCTTGATTTTGAACCAACCCCTAAAGAGATTATTGTCAAGCAAACTGCACTCCATGTAATCAAACCAGAAAGTAGCATGGATGATATCCAATTCACTGATCCTTGTAAGCAACCATCCTTCAAAGAGAAGCAAAGATTGGTTGACACTGTTGATTGTCACAGACAATTTATGCAGCACCAAACCACTTTGGTTTCATTGGAACCACATGTGAGACAAGGCAGAAATTCACTTTCATTGATTCCACCTCAAGAATGCAAAAATAATCTGAACTGGGATTCATTTTCAACTGGAACAAGTAGCATTGCCAGTGTCCAGG AATATGAAATTGCATCAAAGAAGTTACGTTTGGACATGGGAATTTTGCAATTTGTGCAGCAGCGGAAAAGATTGGCTATTTTGGGTTTACTGCAACAACGACGCATGGCTTCATTGGATTTACTGCAACGAAGGGGCAGAGAATTGCTTTCATTGCTTTGTTCTCCATCATTGGAGTTGATGGTCTCATGGCAGAGGAGATGCATCACAACTTTCCAAG GTTTGCAGGAGCAACATTTACCTTCGACCATCAAACAAAACTTTGAAGGCTGTAATGGCATCAATGAAGCCAAAGTGAATGAAGTGATAAGATGCAACAACAATTATGGAAATGACAATGAAAGAAACCCATTAGTGGAACAGCTTCTACTGAGAAAG GAGGATGATATTCACAGCAAGAGATACCAACATGTCTGGAAAATGGCTTCGGATCCAATGGAATTAGAATATCTTGTACATATTCAGAAGATCAATCTGTCTCAAAGATAA
- the LOC108344624 gene encoding TMV resistance protein N isoform X3 translates to MSASFSYDVFLSFRGSDTRYGFTGNLYKALCDKGIHAFIDDEELQRGDEIGEALIEAIKQSRMAIVVFSKNYASSSFCLDELVKIIDCVKEKGRLILPIFYDVCPSHVRGQSGSYAEALAMHQERFKSSNQSLIDNMGRLQKWKMALNQAANVSGKHYKLGNEYEHEFIGKIVKEVCNKINRRPLHVADYPVGMECRVQKVKSLLQFGSDTGVHIVGIHGIGGMGKTTLARAVYNSIADQFEGLCFLDGVRENAVKQGLVHLQEMLLSEIVGEKDIRIGSVSKGISIIKHRLHRKKVLLILDDVDKLEQVRATAGERNWFGSGSRVIITTRDKHLLQGVDGKYEVEDLNEEEALELLSWNAFKDHRVDPCYKDISNQAVAYASGLPLALEVIGSLLFGKGTREWESALDQFKKIPNRRIQEILKVSYNALEENQQRIFLDIACCLKGYELEEVEDILGVHYGVCMKYDIGVLVDKSLIKIKNGCVTLHELIEVMGKEIDRQESPKELGKHRRLWFHKDIIQVLAENTGTSEIEIICLDFPLYEEDEEVFVEWDGEAFKKMENLKTLIIRNSHFSKGPAYLPNSLRVLEWWTYPLQDLPTDFHPSKLAICKLPRSCFTSLELATISKACVMGSFPRSFEDYSVGSYLFSLFLLQKFMNLTVLNFDGTECLTKIPDISSLQNLEKLTFECCENLVAIHGSVGFLDKLKILSAFGCSKLTSFPPIKLISLERLDISSCSSLESFPEILGKMENITQLELKYTPLKEFPFSFRNLARLQDLVLVDCGNVQLPSSIVMLPELAEIFALGCKGWLLPKQDENDEEKLSSVSSNVKCLCLSGCNLSDEYFPMVLAWFGNVKELELSSNSFTFLPECIKQCRSLKLLNLDNCEHLREIRGTPPNLEYFSAGNCKSMSFCCSAMLLDQELHVAGNTMFCLPGSRIPEWLEQQSIGPSLSFWFREKFPVMDLCFVIGPMGKDSILFRPIMTINGNTMEIQSLTDKRFCFDFPALDYHILIIGTKYMKFGDNLDKPLSKNEWNHVVVSIALDFEPTPKEIIVKQTALHVIKPESSMDDIQFTDPCKQPSFKEKQRLVDTVDCHRQFMQHQTTLVSLEPHVRQGRNSLSLIPPQECKNNLNWDSFSTGTSSIASVQEYEIASKKLRLDMGILQFVQQRKRLAILGLLQQRRMASLDLLQRRGRELLSLLCSPSLELMVSWQRRCITTFQGLQEQHLPSTIKQNFEGCNGINEAKVNEVIRCNNNYGNDNERNPLVEQLLLRKAS, encoded by the exons atgtCAGCATCCTTCAGCTACGATGTGTTCCTCAGCTTCAGAGGTTCTGATACTCGCTACGGTTTCACTGGAAATCTCTACAAAGCTCTTTGTGACAAGGGAATCCATGCCTTCATCGATGATGAAGAGCTTCAAAGAGGGGATGAAATCGGAGAAGCACTTATCGAGGCCATTAAACAGTCTAGGATGGCCATAGTTGTGTTCTCCAAGAACTATGCATCTTCTTCCTTTTGCTTAGATGAACTTGTCAAGATCATTGATTGTGTTAAGGAAAAGGGTCGTCTGATTTTGCCCATTTTCTACGACGTCTGCCCTTCTCATGTTCGAGGCCAGTCTGGGAGTTATGCAGAAGCTTTGGCCATGCACCAGGAAAGGTTCAAAAGCAGCAATCAAAGCCTCATTGATAACATGGGCAGGTTGCAGAAATGGAAGATGGCTCTTAACCAAGCAGCTAATGTGTCCGGAAAGCATTACAAACTTGG AAATGAAtatgaacatgagtttatagGGAAGATAGTTAAAGAGGTCTGCAACAAGATAAACCGCAGACCTTTGCATGTTGCAGATTACCCCGTTGGGATGGAGTGTCGAGTGCAAAAAGTGAAGTCACTTCTTCAATTTGGATCTGATACTGGAGTCCACATTGTAGGGATTCATGGAATAGGCGGAATGGGGAAGACAACACTAGCTCGAGCAGTTTACAATTCCATTGCAGACCAATTTGAAGGTTTATGTTTTCTTGATGGTGTGAGAGAAAACGCTGTTAAACAAGGGTTAGTACATCTCCAAGAGATGCTTCTTTCTGAAATAGTTGGAGAGAAGGATATTAGGATAGGAAGTGTAAGCAAAGGAATTTCAATAATAAAGCATAGGCTCCACCGAAAGAAGGTTCTTTTGATTCTTGACGATGTTGACAAACTAGAACAAGTGCGAGCAACGGCTGGAGAGCGTAATTGGTTTGGTTCTGGCAGCAGAGTCATCATAACAACTAGGGACAAACATTTGCTTCAGGGAGTTGATGGAAAATATGAGGTAGAGGACTTAAATGAGGAAGAAGCACTTGAATTGCTTAGTTGGAATGCTTTTAAAGATCACAGAGTTGATCCATGTTACAAGGACATTTCAAACCAAGCAGTGGCTTATGCTTCTGGCCTTCCACTAGCTTTGGAAGTAATAGGTTCCTTGTTGTTTGGAAAAGGTACAAGAGAATGGGAATCTGCATTAGACCAGTTCAAAAAAATCCCTAACAGAAGGATCCAAGAAATACTTAAGGTGAGCTATAATGCTTTAGAGGAAAATCAACAGAGAATTTTTCTTGACATTGCTTGCTGCTTGAAAGGATATGAATTGGAAGAGGTTGAAGACATACTTGGTGTTCATTATGGTGTTTGCATGAAATATGACATAGGAGTGTTGGTGGATAAATCTCTCATAAAAATTAAGAATGGCTGTGTGACACTTCATGAATTGATAGAAGTTATGGGTAAGGAAATCGATCGCCAAGAATCACCCAAAGAGCTTGGGAAACACAGGAGGTTATGGTTCCATAAAGATATAATTCAAGTTTTAGCAGAAAATACA GGGACTAGTGAGATTGAAATAATCTGTTTGGATTTCCCCTTatatgaagaagatgaagaagtattTGTAGAATGGGATGGAGAGGCCTTCAAGAAGATGGAAAACCTCAAAACACTAATTATTAGAAACTCTCATTTTTCAAAAGGTCCAGCATATCTTCCAAATAGTTTAAGAGTATTAGAATGGTGGACATATCCATTACAGGATTTACCAACTGATTTTCATCCGAGCAAACTTGCCATATGCAAATTACCCAGAAGTTGCTTTACATCACTTGAGTTAGCTACCATATCAAAGGCATGTGTAATGGGTTCATTTCCACGATCATTCGAAGATTATTCTGTTGGTTCTtatttgttttccctttttcttttgcaGAAGTTCATGAATCTGACAGTTCTGAATTTTGATGGGACTGAATGTTTGACAAAAATACCTGACATATCGAGCCTccaaaatttagaaaaactgACATTTGAGTGTTGTGAGAATTTAGTTGCAATTCATGGTTCTGTGGGTTTTCTTGATAAACTTAAAATCTTGAGTGCTTTTGGCTGCAGCAAGCTTACGAGTTTTCCACCCATCAAGTTGATCTCTCTTGAACGACTAGATatttcatcttgttcaagtcttGAGAGTTTTCCAGAAATATTAGGAAAGATGGAAAATATAACGCAGCTAGAGTTGAAGTACACTCCCTTAAAAGAATTCCCATTTTCATTTAGAAATCTTGCTCGACTTCAAGATTTGGTGCTGGTTGACTGCGGAAATGTTCAGTTGCCGAGTAGCATTGTCATGTTGCCAGAACTGGCTGAGATTTTCGCCCTGGGGTGTAAAGGCTGGCTATTGCCAAAACAAGATGAGAATGATGAAGAAAAATTGAGCTCAGTGTCTTCAAATGTAAAATGTCTTTGTCTCTCAGGCTGCAATCTATCAGATGAATACTTTCCCATGGTTTTAGCATGGTTTGGTAATGTGAAAGAGTTAGAACTATCAAGCAATAGCTTCACATTTCTTCCAGAATGCATCAAACAATGTCGTTCTTTAAAATTACTTAACTTGGATAACTGTGAGCATCTTCGAGAAATTAGAGGGACTCCACCAAATTTAGAATATTTCTCTGCTGGAAATTGCAAATCCATGAGTTTCTGTTGTTCAGCCATGCTATTGGACCAG GAACTGCATGTGGCTGGAAACACTATGTTTTGTTTGCCAGGATCTAGAATACCAGAATGGCTAGAGCAACAAAGTATAGGTCCATCACTATCTTTCTGGTTTCGTGAGAAGTTCCCTGTCATGGATTTGTGTTTTGTTATTGGGCCAATGGGTAAGGACTCTATTTTGTTTAGACCAATCATGACCATCAATGGCAACACAATGGAGATACAGTCCTTAACTGATAAGAGGTTTTGTTTCGATTTCCCTGCATTGGATTATCATATACTCATCATTGGTACAAAGTACATGAAGTTTGGAGATAATCTGGATAAACCACTCTCAAAAAATGAATGGAATCATGTGGTGGTTTCCATTGCTCTTGATTTTGAACCAACCCCTAAAGAGATTATTGTCAAGCAAACTGCACTCCATGTAATCAAACCAGAAAGTAGCATGGATGATATCCAATTCACTGATCCTTGTAAGCAACCATCCTTCAAAGAGAAGCAAAGATTGGTTGACACTGTTGATTGTCACAGACAATTTATGCAGCACCAAACCACTTTGGTTTCATTGGAACCACATGTGAGACAAGGCAGAAATTCACTTTCATTGATTCCACCTCAAGAATGCAAAAATAATCTGAACTGGGATTCATTTTCAACTGGAACAAGTAGCATTGCCAGTGTCCAGG AATATGAAATTGCATCAAAGAAGTTACGTTTGGACATGGGAATTTTGCAATTTGTGCAGCAGCGGAAAAGATTGGCTATTTTGGGTTTACTGCAACAACGACGCATGGCTTCATTGGATTTACTGCAACGAAGGGGCAGAGAATTGCTTTCATTGCTTTGTTCTCCATCATTGGAGTTGATGGTCTCATGGCAGAGGAGATGCATCACAACTTTCCAAG GTTTGCAGGAGCAACATTTACCTTCGACCATCAAACAAAACTTTGAAGGCTGTAATGGCATCAATGAAGCCAAAGTGAATGAAGTGATAAGATGCAACAACAATTATGGAAATGACAATGAAAGAAACCCATTAGTGGAACAGCTTCTACTGAGAAAG GCAAGCTGA